A window from Synechococcus sp. RSCCF101 encodes these proteins:
- a CDS encoding cation-translocating P-type ATPase codes for MEAEAMVPDLADLADLAAQLLLAARSDGRRVWRSGSRLHAEARPPAAAHTAFAQSLRDELEGRSGVDWARWNADTARVVVHGPDVERDPQDVLSRIARLERALADRAATAARGDDGGGDGPGPRHRDHPADVEPILRSLSEIAVELVGTGAALALRSTPVATRLGIDLAVVLRVVESLPPVKASLERRLGPGAADLLLKLANAADFALLRGLSGALVSLLEEGLRLRGLLLRRRRWQLIEAHWNGRPDDHRHAIPELPERARPIPPGPIERHLEKSALLSFGAFGLGLASLGNVEGPAAALLAGLPRPALLSRSAFCLELGRRLEDSGTLLLDPEALERLDRIDLVLLDAPLLESVWGEALLAAIRQAGLEAVVARDGANDPGEGAGANGLRQVPQGPGSLEALRGLQAEGHTVMVLADGSLPALAAADLAVGIHRPGSPPPWHAHLLAPSGALVSWLLVPACATARECAAQGVTTAALDAVVGLTLCLDGLSAPTSAGVNQATNLLSLVAVANGLRLARSVGDRAPLPASDPIAWHELSVEEALEAMDAAAERESATPLLDGNRPREDPDRPASLSSLILAELDTPLTPILGTGAVLSGLVGAPLDAGLILGVLGLNAVVGGTQRLRVEQALNQLQDRHAAPVWVRGAAGLERREAESLRVGEVILVASGEVVPADCRLLSAEGLQVDESALTGESFPVTKASEACPASALADRRSMLHAGTTVVSGEASALVVSVGEATQAQRAAALIGEAGLSAGVEARLSGLTDTTIPVAAAAGVALLVAAVARGQDARGALADAVALTVAAVPEGLPLIAGLAQGAAARRLADHNVLVRQPRAIEALGRADVLCLDKTGTLTEGRIALSEVCDLERLEPLGRLGAGSLAVLATALRATPVPEPGKALAHPTDRALWEGAGGLSLPAGAWQLIDSLPFDPERGYHAGLGQTGAGGRQLCVKGSPEVLLAACDRCRRPGGSTVPLDAGERARVEALAREGAARGLRVLAVAQRSLASDAGEPMPLAESAIGGLELLGFVLLADPIRTTARQAVQDLRAAGMAVKVITGDHPATAAAVATELKLPQAGPLLTGPELERLDPEALRKAVRRSSVFARVTSQQKVTLVRALQADGRVVAMTGDGANDAPAIRLAEVGIALGEGATEAARRAADLVVTDGRIETIGRAVIEGRALWRSVRDAVSLLVGGNLGEIGFTAATALMEGRSALNTRQLLLVNLLTDVAPALTLAVRPPAEGDPAALADEGPSASLGRALDRDILRTGVISAAAALVARQLVRSGARPDQADTVGLLTLVASQLSQMAGRSGGDAATLAAAAGSVLALLGLVQVPATSRALGCAPLTGAQLLPAAAVTVLAQLVAVSHR; via the coding sequence ATGGAGGCGGAGGCCATGGTTCCGGATCTCGCCGATCTCGCCGATCTCGCCGCCCAGCTGCTGCTGGCCGCCCGCAGCGACGGCCGGCGGGTCTGGCGGAGCGGCTCCCGGCTGCATGCGGAAGCCAGGCCGCCGGCGGCGGCTCACACGGCCTTCGCCCAGTCCCTGCGGGACGAGCTTGAGGGCCGCAGCGGCGTGGACTGGGCCCGCTGGAACGCCGACACCGCACGCGTGGTGGTGCACGGGCCGGATGTGGAGCGGGACCCCCAGGACGTTCTGAGCCGCATCGCCCGGCTGGAGCGCGCCCTGGCCGATCGGGCGGCGACCGCCGCGCGGGGAGACGACGGCGGCGGCGACGGGCCGGGACCCAGGCACAGGGACCACCCGGCCGACGTGGAGCCGATCCTGCGCTCCCTCTCGGAGATCGCGGTGGAGCTGGTGGGCACCGGGGCGGCCCTGGCCCTGCGCAGCACCCCCGTGGCCACCCGCCTGGGCATCGACCTGGCGGTGGTGCTGCGGGTGGTGGAGTCGCTGCCGCCAGTGAAGGCCAGCCTGGAGCGGCGCCTCGGCCCCGGCGCCGCCGATCTGCTGCTGAAGCTGGCGAACGCGGCCGATTTCGCCCTGCTGCGGGGCCTCTCCGGCGCCCTGGTGAGCCTGCTGGAGGAGGGGCTGCGCCTGCGGGGCCTGCTGCTACGGCGCCGGCGCTGGCAGCTGATCGAAGCCCACTGGAACGGCCGGCCCGACGACCACCGCCACGCGATCCCGGAGCTGCCGGAGCGGGCCCGGCCGATTCCGCCGGGGCCGATCGAGCGCCACCTGGAGAAATCCGCCCTGCTCTCCTTCGGGGCCTTCGGGCTCGGCCTGGCCTCGCTCGGCAACGTGGAGGGCCCGGCGGCGGCCCTGCTGGCGGGCCTGCCCCGGCCCGCCCTGCTCAGCCGCAGCGCCTTCTGCCTGGAGCTGGGCCGCCGGCTGGAGGACAGCGGCACCCTGCTGCTGGATCCCGAGGCGCTGGAGCGGCTCGACCGGATCGATCTGGTGCTGCTGGATGCGCCGCTGCTGGAGTCGGTCTGGGGCGAGGCGCTGCTGGCGGCGATCCGCCAGGCGGGGCTGGAGGCGGTGGTGGCGCGGGATGGCGCCAACGATCCGGGCGAGGGGGCTGGGGCCAACGGCCTGCGGCAGGTGCCCCAGGGCCCCGGCTCGCTCGAGGCCCTGCGCGGCCTGCAGGCTGAGGGGCACACCGTGATGGTGCTGGCGGACGGCAGCCTGCCCGCCCTCGCCGCCGCCGATCTGGCGGTGGGCATCCACCGCCCCGGCAGCCCGCCGCCGTGGCACGCCCACCTGCTGGCCCCCAGCGGCGCCCTGGTGAGCTGGCTGCTGGTGCCAGCCTGTGCCACCGCGCGGGAGTGCGCTGCCCAGGGGGTCACCACCGCCGCCCTCGATGCCGTGGTGGGGCTCACCCTCTGCCTGGACGGCCTCAGTGCCCCCACCAGCGCCGGCGTGAACCAGGCCACCAATCTGCTGAGCCTGGTGGCGGTGGCCAACGGCCTCCGGCTGGCCCGCTCGGTGGGCGACCGGGCGCCGCTGCCGGCCAGCGATCCGATCGCCTGGCACGAGCTGAGTGTGGAGGAGGCCCTGGAGGCCATGGACGCCGCGGCGGAACGGGAGAGCGCCACACCGCTGCTGGACGGGAACCGCCCCCGCGAGGACCCGGACCGGCCCGCATCGCTGAGCTCTCTGATCCTGGCGGAACTCGACACGCCGCTCACCCCGATCCTCGGCACCGGCGCCGTGCTCTCCGGGCTGGTGGGCGCCCCCCTGGATGCGGGGCTGATCCTGGGGGTGCTCGGGCTCAATGCGGTGGTGGGCGGTACCCAGCGCCTGCGGGTGGAGCAGGCCCTCAACCAGCTGCAGGACCGCCATGCCGCGCCGGTGTGGGTCCGCGGGGCGGCCGGCCTGGAGCGGCGCGAGGCCGAGAGCCTGCGGGTGGGGGAGGTGATCCTGGTGGCCAGCGGCGAGGTGGTGCCGGCCGACTGCCGCCTGCTGAGCGCCGAAGGGCTGCAGGTGGATGAATCCGCACTGACGGGCGAATCCTTCCCGGTGACCAAGGCCAGCGAGGCCTGCCCGGCATCCGCCCTGGCGGATCGCCGCTCGATGCTGCATGCCGGCACCACGGTGGTGTCGGGCGAGGCGAGCGCCCTGGTGGTGTCGGTGGGGGAGGCCACCCAGGCACAGCGGGCGGCGGCGCTGATCGGTGAGGCCGGCCTCTCGGCCGGGGTGGAGGCGCGCCTCAGCGGCCTCACCGACACCACGATTCCGGTGGCGGCCGCCGCGGGCGTGGCCCTGCTGGTGGCGGCGGTGGCCCGGGGGCAGGACGCCCGCGGCGCCCTGGCCGATGCGGTGGCCCTCACGGTGGCGGCGGTGCCCGAGGGGCTGCCCCTGATCGCCGGCCTGGCCCAGGGGGCGGCGGCCCGGCGCCTGGCCGATCACAACGTGCTGGTGCGCCAGCCGCGGGCGATCGAGGCCCTGGGCCGGGCCGATGTGCTCTGCCTCGACAAGACCGGCACCCTCACCGAGGGCCGCATCGCCCTGAGCGAGGTGTGCGATCTGGAGCGGCTGGAGCCCCTGGGCCGCCTGGGAGCGGGCAGTCTGGCGGTGCTGGCCACCGCCCTGCGGGCCACACCGGTGCCCGAACCCGGCAAGGCCCTGGCCCACCCCACCGACCGGGCGCTGTGGGAGGGCGCCGGGGGGCTGAGCCTGCCGGCGGGGGCGTGGCAGCTGATCGACAGTCTGCCCTTCGATCCCGAGCGCGGCTATCACGCCGGCCTGGGGCAGACCGGGGCCGGGGGCCGGCAGCTGTGCGTGAAGGGCTCACCGGAGGTGCTGCTGGCGGCCTGCGACCGCTGCCGGCGGCCGGGAGGGTCCACCGTGCCGCTCGATGCCGGCGAGCGGGCGCGGGTGGAGGCCCTGGCGCGGGAGGGCGCGGCGCGGGGCCTGCGGGTGCTGGCGGTGGCCCAGCGGTCGCTGGCCTCAGACGCTGGCGAGCCCATGCCGCTGGCCGAGAGCGCCATCGGGGGGCTGGAACTGCTGGGGTTCGTGCTGCTGGCCGACCCGATCCGCACCACGGCGCGGCAGGCGGTGCAGGATCTGCGTGCCGCCGGCATGGCGGTGAAGGTGATCACCGGCGACCATCCCGCCACGGCGGCGGCGGTGGCGACGGAGCTGAAGCTGCCCCAGGCCGGGCCCCTGCTGACCGGGCCGGAGCTGGAGCGGCTCGATCCGGAGGCGTTGCGGAAGGCCGTGCGGCGGAGCTCGGTGTTCGCGCGGGTCACCTCCCAGCAGAAGGTGACCCTGGTGCGGGCGCTGCAGGCGGACGGCCGGGTGGTGGCGATGACGGGGGATGGCGCCAACGACGCTCCGGCGATCCGCCTGGCCGAGGTGGGGATCGCCCTCGGCGAGGGGGCCACGGAGGCGGCGCGGCGGGCGGCCGATCTGGTGGTGACCGACGGCCGCATCGAGACCATCGGCCGGGCGGTGATCGAGGGCCGGGCCCTGTGGCGCTCGGTGCGGGATGCGGTGTCGCTGCTGGTGGGGGGCAACCTCGGTGAGATCGGCTTCACCGCCGCCACGGCGCTGATGGAGGGTCGCTCGGCTCTGAACACGCGCCAGCTGCTGCTGGTGAACCTGCTCACCGATGTGGCCCCGGCCCTCACCCTGGCCGTGCGGCCACCGGCCGAGGGCGATCCGGCCGCTCTGGCCGATGAGGGGCCCAGCGCCAGCCTCGGCCGCGCCCTCGATCGCGACATCCTGCGCACCGGCGTGATTTCGGCTGCAGCGGCCCTGGTGGCGCGGCAGCTGGTGCGATCCGGCGCCCGGCCCGATCAGGCCGACACGGTGGGGCTGTTGACCCTGGTGGCCAGCCAGCTGAGCCAGATGGCCGGCCGCAGCGGCGGTGACGCCGCCACGCTGGCCGCAGCGGCGGGCTCGGTGCTGGCCCTGCTGGGCCTGGTGCAGGTGCCGGCTACCAGCCGGGCCCTGGGCTGCGCTCCTCTCACGGGCGCCCAGCTGCTGCCGGCGGCCGCCGTGACGGTGCTGGCCCAGCTGGTGGCGGTGTCCCACCGCTGA
- a CDS encoding metal ABC transporter ATP-binding protein, whose amino-acid sequence MPIAPPPRGEARFRIEADQVCVEYHGTVALHDASLRLEPGCICGLVGMNGAGKTTLFKALMGFLRPSSGRIRINGLDLRRAQREQAVAYVPQNEGIDTDFPINVWDLVMMGRYGAMNLLRIPRRSDRLAVQEALQRVDLAELRQRPIAALSGGQRKRAFLARAIAQGASVLLLDEPFNGVDVRTEKLMAGLFEQFRAEGRSMLISTHDLSHVRSFCDRVVLINKTVLAYGETSEVFTPENLALTFGGLPPDLLQGPAPSPEGRP is encoded by the coding sequence ATGCCCATCGCACCGCCCCCCCGGGGTGAGGCCCGCTTCCGCATCGAGGCCGATCAGGTGTGCGTGGAGTACCACGGCACGGTGGCGTTGCACGATGCCTCGCTGCGGCTGGAGCCCGGCTGCATCTGCGGCCTGGTGGGCATGAACGGCGCCGGCAAGACGACCCTGTTCAAGGCGCTGATGGGGTTCCTGCGGCCCAGCAGCGGCCGGATCCGCATCAACGGACTCGACTTGCGCCGGGCCCAGCGGGAGCAGGCCGTGGCCTATGTGCCCCAGAACGAGGGCATCGACACCGACTTCCCGATCAACGTCTGGGATCTGGTGATGATGGGCCGCTACGGCGCCATGAATCTGCTGCGGATCCCGCGGCGTTCCGACCGGCTGGCAGTGCAGGAGGCCCTGCAGAGGGTGGATCTGGCGGAGCTGCGGCAGCGGCCGATCGCGGCCCTCTCCGGCGGCCAGCGCAAGCGGGCCTTTCTGGCCCGGGCGATCGCCCAGGGCGCCTCGGTGCTGCTGCTGGATGAACCCTTCAACGGCGTGGATGTGCGCACCGAGAAGCTGATGGCGGGGCTGTTCGAGCAGTTCCGGGCCGAGGGGCGCTCGATGCTGATCTCCACCCACGATCTGAGCCACGTGCGCAGCTTCTGCGACCGGGTGGTGCTGATCAACAAGACCGTTCTGGCCTACGGCGAAACCTCCGAGGTGTTCACGCCGGAGAACCTGGCCCTCACCTTCGGCGGGCTGCCGCCCGATCTGCTGCAGGGGCCTGCACCGAGCCCGGAGGGGCGGCCGTGA
- a CDS encoding metal ABC transporter substrate-binding protein: MVLRVGPGLGLALGLAALSLSSACSRPSPDPSSEAPAAAPQEERPLVLTTFTVLADMARNVAGDQLEVRSITKQGAEIHGYQPTPSDVEQASGADLILENGLGLELWARKFTAAAGDVPTVTLSEGMEPLLIADDAYAGKPNPHAWMSPRRAMAYVDRMVEAFSELDPAGAEAFAANGATYKKQLQDLDDELRESLAQLPESRRVLVSCEGAFTYLTTDYGMEEAYLWPVNAESQVTPQRMARLIDLVRERQLPAVFCESTVSSEAQEEVARASGSRFAGTFYVDSLSESDGPAPTLLDLQRHNVRLIQQGLMPGAAQDS, encoded by the coding sequence ATGGTCTTGCGCGTTGGACCCGGCCTGGGGCTCGCCCTCGGCCTCGCCGCCCTCAGCCTCAGCAGCGCCTGCAGCCGGCCGTCGCCGGACCCGAGCAGCGAGGCCCCCGCAGCGGCACCGCAGGAGGAGCGCCCCCTGGTGCTCACCACCTTCACCGTGCTGGCCGACATGGCCCGCAACGTGGCCGGTGACCAGCTCGAGGTGCGCTCGATCACGAAGCAGGGAGCGGAGATTCACGGCTATCAGCCCACCCCCAGCGACGTGGAGCAGGCCAGCGGAGCCGATCTGATCCTGGAGAACGGCCTGGGTCTGGAGCTGTGGGCGCGGAAGTTCACCGCGGCCGCCGGCGATGTGCCCACCGTGACCCTGAGCGAGGGCATGGAGCCGCTACTCATCGCCGATGACGCCTACGCCGGCAAGCCCAACCCCCACGCCTGGATGTCGCCGCGCCGGGCGATGGCCTATGTGGACCGGATGGTGGAGGCCTTCTCGGAGCTCGATCCGGCCGGTGCCGAGGCCTTCGCCGCCAACGGCGCGACCTACAAGAAGCAGCTGCAGGACCTGGACGATGAACTGCGCGAATCGCTGGCGCAGCTGCCGGAATCCCGGCGGGTGCTGGTGAGCTGCGAGGGGGCCTTCACCTACCTCACCACCGACTACGGAATGGAGGAGGCCTACCTCTGGCCGGTGAACGCCGAGAGCCAGGTCACGCCGCAACGGATGGCCCGGCTGATCGATCTGGTGCGGGAGCGGCAGCTGCCGGCGGTGTTCTGCGAGAGCACGGTGAGCTCCGAGGCCCAGGAGGAGGTGGCCCGGGCCAGCGGGTCCCGTTTCGCGGGAACGTTTTATGTCGATTCTCTTTCGGAGTCCGATGGCCCCGCCCCCACACTGCTCGACTTGCAACGCCACAACGTGCGTCTGATCCAGCAGGGACTGATGCCCGGAGCCGCTCAGGACTCGTGA
- a CDS encoding sensor domain-containing diguanylate cyclase, whose translation MWAALESLNDVYHHHHRGDGDIGCYTAERLSESRYSLTCTTPHPPDQDLGIVRGLCNRFGDTAENWMIQPQREAQAETSTVMVDVLRLDRLQSQPAPQDWMNNDAALLRTVLKEVCDVVGDVTDELDQKTQQIQASKDRLQQLIDNLGERHAVFSRSNEEGTLQFLSHGFEAIFGVEASQALSRRLEDIVEWTDESRLRLGQDSHALLCGDADHCHGEYAFVHPGGQTRYAEISSSRAVSENESLALEGMIHDITRRKELELELKRTATHDSLTSLLTRREFERRYAREHSRALRYGHELSLILLDLDQFRRLNDRHGHHAGDDVLRAIAAVLLAETRDSDLSGRYGGEELITALPDTAIKDANSLAERIRCRIEETKISTGGQLLTITASLGVATFANYHCTAEQLISHADQALARSKSLGRNRTTIYNQG comes from the coding sequence GTGTGGGCCGCCCTTGAATCGCTGAACGACGTCTACCATCACCATCATCGCGGCGATGGCGACATCGGCTGTTACACCGCCGAGCGTCTGTCGGAGTCCCGATACTCACTCACATGCACCACACCCCATCCGCCTGATCAGGATCTCGGGATCGTCAGAGGACTCTGCAACCGATTCGGCGACACGGCAGAGAACTGGATGATCCAGCCTCAGAGGGAGGCCCAGGCAGAGACCAGCACGGTGATGGTTGACGTCCTCCGCCTGGATCGATTGCAGAGCCAGCCAGCCCCGCAGGACTGGATGAACAACGACGCCGCTCTGCTGAGAACAGTGCTGAAGGAAGTCTGCGATGTGGTGGGCGATGTCACAGACGAGCTGGATCAGAAGACTCAGCAGATTCAGGCCTCCAAAGACAGGCTGCAGCAGCTCATCGACAACCTGGGCGAGAGGCATGCCGTGTTCAGCCGAAGCAACGAGGAAGGAACCCTGCAATTCCTGAGTCACGGCTTCGAGGCGATCTTCGGCGTCGAGGCGTCCCAGGCTCTCTCCAGGCGATTGGAGGACATTGTTGAGTGGACAGACGAGAGCAGGCTGCGCCTCGGGCAGGACTCGCATGCGCTTCTGTGCGGAGACGCCGATCATTGCCACGGCGAGTACGCGTTCGTTCATCCCGGCGGGCAGACACGCTACGCGGAGATCTCCAGCAGTCGTGCGGTCAGTGAGAACGAGAGCCTTGCGCTGGAAGGCATGATTCACGACATCACACGCAGGAAGGAGCTGGAGCTTGAACTGAAACGCACAGCCACCCATGACTCGCTCACATCTCTGCTCACGCGTCGCGAATTCGAGCGCCGCTACGCCAGGGAACACAGTCGCGCGCTCAGGTACGGACATGAGCTGTCGCTGATCCTGCTGGATCTCGATCAGTTCAGACGACTCAATGACCGCCACGGCCATCACGCCGGTGATGACGTGCTCAGGGCGATTGCCGCGGTGCTTCTGGCTGAGACGAGGGACTCGGATCTGTCCGGCCGCTACGGCGGGGAAGAGCTGATCACCGCCCTGCCGGACACCGCCATCAAGGACGCCAACAGCCTTGCCGAACGGATCCGATGCAGAATCGAGGAGACGAAGATCAGCACGGGCGGACAGCTCCTGACCATCACAGCCAGTCTGGGCGTCGCCACCTTCGCCAACTATCACTGCACCGCCGAGCAACTGATTTCACATGCCGATCAGGCTCTCGCTCGCTCCAAGTCGCTGGGACGCAACCGTACGACGATCTACAACCAGGGGTGA
- a CDS encoding metal ABC transporter permease codes for MVRALLVSALVGGVCGLLSCYMTLKGWALMGDAVSHAVMPGVVVAYALGLPFALGAFVFGVGSVALIGYVKQMSRVKEDTVIGLVFTGFFAFGLVLVSKVRSNIDLTHILFGNVLGISPQDIQQTLLISGLVLAVLLVLRRDFMLFCFDPTHARSIGINTGVLHYLLLSVLSLAAVAGLQTVGIILVVAMLVTPGATAYLLTDRFDRMTWLAVASAILSSLLGVYISYWTDSSTAGCIVVVQTLLFLLAFLLAPRHGILSRVFG; via the coding sequence ATGGTGCGGGCCCTGCTGGTGAGCGCCCTGGTGGGGGGCGTGTGCGGCCTGCTCTCCTGCTACATGACCCTGAAGGGCTGGGCCCTGATGGGGGATGCGGTGTCGCACGCGGTGATGCCGGGCGTGGTGGTGGCCTATGCGCTGGGGCTGCCGTTCGCGCTGGGCGCGTTCGTGTTCGGTGTGGGATCGGTGGCGCTGATCGGCTACGTGAAGCAGATGTCGCGCGTGAAGGAGGACACGGTGATCGGCCTGGTCTTCACCGGCTTCTTCGCCTTCGGGCTGGTGCTGGTGTCGAAGGTGCGCAGCAACATCGACCTCACCCACATTCTCTTCGGCAATGTGCTGGGCATCTCGCCACAGGACATCCAGCAGACCCTGCTGATCAGCGGCCTGGTGCTGGCGGTGCTGCTGGTGCTGCGGCGCGATTTCATGCTGTTCTGCTTCGATCCCACCCACGCCCGCTCGATCGGCATCAACACCGGCGTGCTGCATTACCTGCTGCTCTCGGTGCTGTCGCTGGCGGCGGTGGCCGGGCTGCAGACGGTGGGGATCATCCTGGTGGTAGCGATGCTGGTGACCCCCGGTGCCACGGCTTACCTGCTGACCGACCGCTTCGACCGGATGACCTGGCTGGCGGTGGCCAGCGCGATCCTCTCCAGCCTGCTGGGCGTGTACATCAGCTACTGGACCGACAGCTCCACCGCCGGCTGCATCGTGGTGGTGCAGACCCTTCTGTTCCTGCTGGCCTTCCTGCTCGCGCCACGGCACGGGATTCTCAGCCGGGTGTTCGGCTGA